The Octopus sinensis linkage group LG19, ASM634580v1, whole genome shotgun sequence genome contains a region encoding:
- the LOC115222019 gene encoding uncharacterized protein K02A2.6-like, with product MSSKGNGKVTKRKFANGKIKNIKVNMQLAIRSDITIVNEETWKYIDKPKLNKSTKVAHGVTDFSLEELGCCTKTKAKIIGKQNATPVFKPKRTVPFAAIDQVNKELERLESLGIIKKMDQSDWAAPKVYVKKENKLRVCSDFSMGLNDCLILHIYLLPSPEEVFAKLNGGKFFSKLDPHGGISTNSSRRKCSHLLTINTHHGLFEFKRLPFGVKVAPSIFQQVMDSMLDDCDFAIVCLDDIRIKSELHERRLEHVKRVFEKRIRL from the exons ATGTCGTCGAAAGGAAATGGTAAGGTGACAAAGAGGAAATTCGCAAAtgggaaaattaaaaatataaaagtaaacatgCAGTTAGCCATTAGAAGTGATATTACCATTGTGAATGAAGAAACTTGGAAGTATATCGATAAGCCGAAATTAAATAAATCAACAAAAGTAGCACATGGTGTTACAG ATTTTTCCTTGGAGGAACTGGGCTGCTGCACGAAAACAAAGGCAAAAATTATAGGAAAACAAAATGCAACACCTGTGTTTAAGCCAAAACGGACTGTACCGTTCGCGGCAATAGACCAGGTAAACAAGGAACTTGAAAGACTAGAAAGCCTAGGAATAATCAAGAAGATGGACCAATCGGACTGGGCAGCGCCTAAGGTCTacgttaaaaaggaaaataagttaAGAGTTTGTTCAGATTTTTCAATGGGGTTGAATGATTGCTTAATCTTACATATCTACCTTTTGCCGAGTCCTGAGGAAGTGTTTGCAAAATTGAATGGAGGGAAATTCTTCTCAAAATTAGACCCCCACGGAGGTATATCTACAAATTCAAGTAGAAGAAAATGCTCACACTTATTAACCATTAATACACACCATGGATTATTCGAATTCAAGCGACTTCCCTTCGGTGTAAAAGTGGCTCCTTCCATATTTCAGCAAGTAATGGATTCAATGCTggatgactgtgattttgctattGTCTGTTTAGACGATATCCGAATAAAAAGTGAATTGCACGAACGACGTCTAGAACACGTAAAAAGGGTATTCGAAAAGAGGATACGGCTTTAA